Proteins from a single region of Pseudomonas sp. BSw22131:
- a CDS encoding IS3 family transposase (programmed frameshift) — translation MTKQRRTFSAEFKREAADLVLKQNYSFIEASRSLSVGESALRRWVDQLQQERTGVTPQSKALTPEQQKIQELEARIARLEREKSIFKKGYRALDVGRSRAYALINQLSVHEPVDCLCEAFEVARSGYYAHRLRRRTPDVERLRLRSRVSELFTQGRSAPGSRSITLMMQEEGEQIGRFKVRRLMRELELVSKQPGSHAYKKATVERPDIPNILNREFDVEAPNQVWCGDITYIWAQGKWHYLAVVMDLYARRVVGWALSEKPDADLVIKALDVAYEQRGKPQGLLFHSDQGLQYGSRNFRQRLWRYRMRQSMSRRGNCWDNAPMERVFRSLKTEWIPTTGYMTGHQAQRDISQYLMHHYNWIRPHQFNDGLAPAKTEEKLKTVSGMS, via the exons ATGACCAAACAACGCCGTACCTTTTCCGCAGAATTCAAACGCGAGGCTGCCGACCTCGTGCTCAAGCAAAACTATAGCTTCATCGAAGCCAGTCGTTCACTGAGTGTTGGTGAGTCGGCGCTGCGCCGCTGGGTCGACCAGCTTCAGCAAGAGCGCACCGGCGTCACGCCCCAGAGCAAGGCCCTGACACCAGAGCAGCAAAAAATCCAGGAGTTGGAAGCTCGGATTGCTCGCCTCGAGCGCGAGAAATCAATAT TTAAAAAAGGCTACCGCGCTCTTGATGTCGGAAGATCTCGAGCGTACGCGCTGATCAATCAGCTAAGCGTCCATGAGCCTGTTGACTGCTTGTGCGAGGCGTTTGAGGTCGCTCGTTCGGGGTACTACGCGCATCGTCTTAGGCGGCGAACACCAGATGTTGAGCGGCTCAGGCTGCGTAGCCGAGTGAGCGAGTTGTTCACCCAGGGCCGAAGTGCTCCCGGCAGTCGAAGCATCACGTTGATGATGCAAGAAGAAGGTGAGCAAATTGGACGGTTTAAGGTACGCAGGCTGATGCGTGAGCTGGAGTTGGTCAGCAAGCAGCCAGGATCACACGCCTATAAAAAGGCGACAGTCGAGCGGCCGGATATCCCAAATATATTGAACCGAGAATTTGATGTCGAAGCGCCCAACCAGGTCTGGTGCGGCGACATCACCTACATCTGGGCACAGGGGAAATGGCACTACCTTGCGGTTGTCATGGATCTTTACGCTCGCCGAGTGGTGGGCTGGGCGTTATCAGAAAAGCCGGATGCAGACTTGGTGATCAAGGCGTTGGACGTGGCTTACGAGCAGCGTGGCAAGCCGCAAGGCCTGCTATTTCACTCAGACCAGGGATTACAATATGGCAGCCGCAACTTTCGCCAGCGGCTGTGGCGTTATCGCATGCGTCAGAGTATGAGCCGCCGAGGAAACTGCTGGGATAATGCGCCGATGGAGCGGGTTTTTCGCAGCTTGAAAACAGAGTGGATACCAACCACTGGCTACATGACCGGCCACCAGGCTCAGAGAGACATTAGCCAGTACCTGATGCATCACTACAACTGGATCCGACCTCATCAATTTAACGATGGATTGGCCCCAGCGAAAACGGAAGAAAAGCTCAAAACCGTGTCCGGGATGAGTTGA